From Xiphophorus couchianus chromosome 4, X_couchianus-1.0, whole genome shotgun sequence, a single genomic window includes:
- the stk33 gene encoding serine/threonine-protein kinase 33 isoform X1: MKHQSTATPGATSKREVPVIRLQSDSELWKIYEFGKTLGQGSFGIVYEATHIATQTKWAIKEVRKPAAGSSKFKMLDNEINILKQVDHAHIIHLEVTYNTPTKICLVTELCRGGTLKQQLQQKKFFTEDETRKIIYYLADAVVYLHKRDIVHRDLKLENILVKNCPDDNDNWFDIKVADFGLSVKADGVGIRKVLTDACGTLLYMAPEMMSSRGYSHWCDVWSIGVIMFMLLCGEPPFHSKSKERLLKKIMCKEVQFTQPIWATVSDGGKYLLTCLLKADPAYRMSAHQLLDHPWITGDTTVPLGPSNVLEMMSHYLGNEEEEGSETENDSLSTSSEEAEEPCLDIICLPSTKGSLCESPKVATAQGSPERSTSRPSTSTNLHLSRKSSTQLSAVLEKSSDKTDTTQKLTSLSTKSEEKGHSSSRKTETPLPHGKAKKQHRKKKKKKDKSTSSEQKSKTKDKEIKGKK, encoded by the exons ATGAAGCATCAGTCGACAGCGACCCCTGGTGCTACATCTAAAAGGGAGGTTCCTGTTATACGCCTCCAATCGGATTCAGAACTGTGG AAAATTTATGAATTTGGAAAGACATTGGGTCAAGGAAGTTTTGGAATTGTTTATGAAGCCACTCACATcgcaacacaaacaaaatgggCGATAAAGGAGGTTCGCAAACCAGCG GCAGGAAGTTCAAAGTTTAAGATGTTGGATAACGAAATAAACATCCTCAAGCAAGTAGACCATGCTCACATAATACATCTTGAAGTAACCTACAATACACCTACG AAGATTTGTCTGGTCACTGAGCTCTGCAGAGGAGGCACCCTGaagcagcagctccaacaaaaaaaattctttacaGAGGATGAAAcgagaaaaattatatattatttagcTGATGCAGTCGTCTACCTTCATAAAAGAG ATATAGTGCACCGGGACCTGAAACTTGAAAACATTCTTGTGAAGAATTGTCCTGATGATAATGACAACTGGTTTGACATTAAG GTGGCAGACTTCGGACTGTCAGTGAAGGCAGACGGTGTTGGGATTAGGAAGGTATTGACGGATGCCTGTGGGACGCTTCTCTATATGG CCCCTGAAATGATGAGTAGCCGCGGTTACAGCCATTGGTGTGATGTTTGGAGCATCGGAGTCATTATGTTTATGCT GCTTTGTGGAGAGCCTCCATTTCATTCCAAATCAAAGGAGAGACTGCTCAAGAAAATTATGTGCAAGGAAGTACAATTTACTCAACCCATTTGGGCCACAGTTAGTGATGGAG GAAAATATCTCCTGACTTGCCTTCTAAAGGCTGACCCTGCTTACCGCATGTCTGCTCATCAACTGCTAGATCATCCCTGGATTACA GGCGATACAACTGTGCCTTTGGGCCCGAGCAACGTGTTGGAGATGATGAGTCACTACCTGGGAAACGAAGAAG AAGAAGGAAGTGAGACTGAGAATGACTCTCTGTCCACCTCTTCGGAGGAAGCTGAAGAGCCATGCCTGGACATTATCTGCTTGCCCTCAACGAAAGGCAGCCTTTGTGAGTCCCCAAAGGTTGCAACAGCACAGGGTTCCCCTGAGAGAAGCACCTCCAGACCATCCACATCTACCAACCTG CATCTTAGTAGAAAAAGTTCAACCCAGCTGAGTGCAGTATTGGAAAAATCTTCAGACAAGACGGATACAACACAGAAGTTGACCAGTCTCTCAACAAAGTCAGAGGAGAAGGGCCATTCATCTAGCCgtaaaacagaaacacctcTGCCACATGGCAAAGcaaaaaagcaacacagaaaaaaaaagaaaaaaaaggataaatccACCTCATCagagcaaaaaagcaaaacgaaagataaagaaataaaggggaaaaaatga
- the stk33 gene encoding serine/threonine-protein kinase 33 isoform X3, whose amino-acid sequence MLDNEINILKQVDHAHIIHLEVTYNTPTKICLVTELCRGGTLKQQLQQKKFFTEDETRKIIYYLADAVVYLHKRDIVHRDLKLENILVKNCPDDNDNWFDIKVADFGLSVKADGVGIRKVLTDACGTLLYMAPEMMSSRGYSHWCDVWSIGVIMFMLLCGEPPFHSKSKERLLKKIMCKEVQFTQPIWATVSDGGKYLLTCLLKADPAYRMSAHQLLDHPWITGDTTVPLGPSNVLEMMSHYLGNEEEEGSETENDSLSTSSEEAEEPCLDIICLPSTKGSLCESPKVATAQGSPERSTSRPSTSTNLHLSRKSSTQLSAVLEKSSDKTDTTQKLTSLSTKSEEKGHSSSRKTETPLPHGKAKKQHRKKKKKKDKSTSSEQKSKTKDKEIKGKK is encoded by the exons ATGTTGGATAACGAAATAAACATCCTCAAGCAAGTAGACCATGCTCACATAATACATCTTGAAGTAACCTACAATACACCTACG AAGATTTGTCTGGTCACTGAGCTCTGCAGAGGAGGCACCCTGaagcagcagctccaacaaaaaaaattctttacaGAGGATGAAAcgagaaaaattatatattatttagcTGATGCAGTCGTCTACCTTCATAAAAGAG ATATAGTGCACCGGGACCTGAAACTTGAAAACATTCTTGTGAAGAATTGTCCTGATGATAATGACAACTGGTTTGACATTAAG GTGGCAGACTTCGGACTGTCAGTGAAGGCAGACGGTGTTGGGATTAGGAAGGTATTGACGGATGCCTGTGGGACGCTTCTCTATATGG CCCCTGAAATGATGAGTAGCCGCGGTTACAGCCATTGGTGTGATGTTTGGAGCATCGGAGTCATTATGTTTATGCT GCTTTGTGGAGAGCCTCCATTTCATTCCAAATCAAAGGAGAGACTGCTCAAGAAAATTATGTGCAAGGAAGTACAATTTACTCAACCCATTTGGGCCACAGTTAGTGATGGAG GAAAATATCTCCTGACTTGCCTTCTAAAGGCTGACCCTGCTTACCGCATGTCTGCTCATCAACTGCTAGATCATCCCTGGATTACA GGCGATACAACTGTGCCTTTGGGCCCGAGCAACGTGTTGGAGATGATGAGTCACTACCTGGGAAACGAAGAAG AAGAAGGAAGTGAGACTGAGAATGACTCTCTGTCCACCTCTTCGGAGGAAGCTGAAGAGCCATGCCTGGACATTATCTGCTTGCCCTCAACGAAAGGCAGCCTTTGTGAGTCCCCAAAGGTTGCAACAGCACAGGGTTCCCCTGAGAGAAGCACCTCCAGACCATCCACATCTACCAACCTG CATCTTAGTAGAAAAAGTTCAACCCAGCTGAGTGCAGTATTGGAAAAATCTTCAGACAAGACGGATACAACACAGAAGTTGACCAGTCTCTCAACAAAGTCAGAGGAGAAGGGCCATTCATCTAGCCgtaaaacagaaacacctcTGCCACATGGCAAAGcaaaaaagcaacacagaaaaaaaaagaaaaaaaaggataaatccACCTCATCagagcaaaaaagcaaaacgaaagataaagaaataaaggggaaaaaatga
- the stk33 gene encoding serine/threonine-protein kinase 33 isoform X2: MKHQSTATPGATSKREVPVIRLQSDSELWKIYEFGKTLGQGSFGIVYEATHIATQTKWAIKEVRKPAAGSSKFKMLDNEINILKQVDHAHIIHLEVTYNTPTICLVTELCRGGTLKQQLQQKKFFTEDETRKIIYYLADAVVYLHKRDIVHRDLKLENILVKNCPDDNDNWFDIKVADFGLSVKADGVGIRKVLTDACGTLLYMAPEMMSSRGYSHWCDVWSIGVIMFMLLCGEPPFHSKSKERLLKKIMCKEVQFTQPIWATVSDGGKYLLTCLLKADPAYRMSAHQLLDHPWITGDTTVPLGPSNVLEMMSHYLGNEEEEGSETENDSLSTSSEEAEEPCLDIICLPSTKGSLCESPKVATAQGSPERSTSRPSTSTNLHLSRKSSTQLSAVLEKSSDKTDTTQKLTSLSTKSEEKGHSSSRKTETPLPHGKAKKQHRKKKKKKDKSTSSEQKSKTKDKEIKGKK, from the exons ATGAAGCATCAGTCGACAGCGACCCCTGGTGCTACATCTAAAAGGGAGGTTCCTGTTATACGCCTCCAATCGGATTCAGAACTGTGG AAAATTTATGAATTTGGAAAGACATTGGGTCAAGGAAGTTTTGGAATTGTTTATGAAGCCACTCACATcgcaacacaaacaaaatgggCGATAAAGGAGGTTCGCAAACCAGCG GCAGGAAGTTCAAAGTTTAAGATGTTGGATAACGAAATAAACATCCTCAAGCAAGTAGACCATGCTCACATAATACATCTTGAAGTAACCTACAATACACCTACG ATTTGTCTGGTCACTGAGCTCTGCAGAGGAGGCACCCTGaagcagcagctccaacaaaaaaaattctttacaGAGGATGAAAcgagaaaaattatatattatttagcTGATGCAGTCGTCTACCTTCATAAAAGAG ATATAGTGCACCGGGACCTGAAACTTGAAAACATTCTTGTGAAGAATTGTCCTGATGATAATGACAACTGGTTTGACATTAAG GTGGCAGACTTCGGACTGTCAGTGAAGGCAGACGGTGTTGGGATTAGGAAGGTATTGACGGATGCCTGTGGGACGCTTCTCTATATGG CCCCTGAAATGATGAGTAGCCGCGGTTACAGCCATTGGTGTGATGTTTGGAGCATCGGAGTCATTATGTTTATGCT GCTTTGTGGAGAGCCTCCATTTCATTCCAAATCAAAGGAGAGACTGCTCAAGAAAATTATGTGCAAGGAAGTACAATTTACTCAACCCATTTGGGCCACAGTTAGTGATGGAG GAAAATATCTCCTGACTTGCCTTCTAAAGGCTGACCCTGCTTACCGCATGTCTGCTCATCAACTGCTAGATCATCCCTGGATTACA GGCGATACAACTGTGCCTTTGGGCCCGAGCAACGTGTTGGAGATGATGAGTCACTACCTGGGAAACGAAGAAG AAGAAGGAAGTGAGACTGAGAATGACTCTCTGTCCACCTCTTCGGAGGAAGCTGAAGAGCCATGCCTGGACATTATCTGCTTGCCCTCAACGAAAGGCAGCCTTTGTGAGTCCCCAAAGGTTGCAACAGCACAGGGTTCCCCTGAGAGAAGCACCTCCAGACCATCCACATCTACCAACCTG CATCTTAGTAGAAAAAGTTCAACCCAGCTGAGTGCAGTATTGGAAAAATCTTCAGACAAGACGGATACAACACAGAAGTTGACCAGTCTCTCAACAAAGTCAGAGGAGAAGGGCCATTCATCTAGCCgtaaaacagaaacacctcTGCCACATGGCAAAGcaaaaaagcaacacagaaaaaaaaagaaaaaaaaggataaatccACCTCATCagagcaaaaaagcaaaacgaaagataaagaaataaaggggaaaaaatga